Below is a genomic region from Pedobacter cryoconitis.
TAGACGTTTTTATTGAATTCAAGGATGACAGTATAGGTGTTTTTGTCTTTGATGACCTTCTCGGTCATGTCGTCATCGTCTGCTTCGTCTTCGGGGATGAAGTAGGTTTCTTTTTTTATCTGGTCTATACGAAAGCCTAAGCCTAACAGGGAAATGCGGCACATGACCATGTAGTCAATGGGCCCGCAGGTGTAGCATAGAGCGTCGGATTGGTCGTATTGGATGTTTGAGTTGTAGAGGTCGTGGAATGCGAAGCTGTTAAGGCGTGCGAATTGCAGGTTCTTGGAGTCGCTGAAAAGGTAGATTAGTTTAAAGCGCCCGGGGTAGTCTTTTTGCCACTGGTTTAGTTCTTCGTAGAAGAGGGTTGTGGTGGCGGAACGGTTACTGTAGATCAGTACTATTTTTGAGTTTTCTTCTTGTAGCAGGGCCGTTTTCAGGATGGAGTAAACGGGGGTAATGCCCACGCCGGCTGCAAAGAGGAATACAGTACGTTTGATGGTTTTGACAGGGGTATAGGTGAAAATTCCTGTGGGTGGCAATACGGTCAGGATATCTCCGACGGCCGTTTTGTGGTGGAGGTATTTAGAGATTTCTCCGTTTTCTACAAGTTTTACTGCAATACTAAGGGGTTCGTTAATAGCGGGTGAGCTGCAAATGGAGTAGGAACGCCTGATTTCTTTGTTATTAACCTGGAAGAGCACAGTCAGGAATTGTCCAGCCTCATAGATTGGTGGGAGGCCATTTACGGGTTCGAATTGAATGAAGACATTGTTTCCGGGAAGCTGTGAAATTTCAGTAATACGTAATTGCAGGGTATTCATAGGATACAAATCTATTGATTTATTTTATAAAGGATCGCTTAAACATAGTTGAAAACCAGGGAGAAGATGGTTTTTTCGTGAGGTATTGAGCTGACTTCAAGGTTGCCGTAGTGCATTTTCATGATGTTACGGGTGATGGTTAAGCCAATACCTGAACCATTTTTCCGGGTAGTGAAGAATGGAACGAAGATCTTCTCAGCTAGTTCGGGTTCAATGCCTTTACCGTTATCGGTGACGTCGATAAAGAGTTTGTTTTGTTCCAGACGGTAGTCTATTTCTATTTGAGGGTTGTTAATGTCTTCCAGGGCATGGATACTGTTAGTAATCAGGTTGATTAAGGCTTGTTCTACCAATTTTAAGTCTACGTTGACGGTGATTTTTGAAGAGGTTTGTCCTACTGATAGTTTTACGTTTTTTGCAGAGGCAAAGGGTTGCATCAGAATCTGGATGTGTTGCAGGATCTCACCTATGCTATGGGATTCGAGTTCAGGAGTCGGCAATTCGGCGATTAAACGATAGTCTTTGACGAAGTCCAGTAAGCCGATGGAGCGTCTTTTGATGGCCTGGATTGCAGGTTTAAGGTCTTCAAGCTCTTCTTTGTTGAGGGAGTCTTTGTCCGAGACCATCGCATTGATAGTATCAGAAAGGGAGCTGATCGGGGTAATGGAATTTAGGATTTCATGGGAGATTACACCGATGAGCCTGTTCCATGCTTCTATTTCTTTTTGCTCAATTTCATCTTTGATGTTCTGGAAAGAGATAATTCTATAGTTGGTATTGTAGAGGTTGATCGGGATGACTTCGGTAGAGAGCTGGATCAGTTTGTCCTGGATTTTTAATTCGAGGAACCTCTTGCCACCTTTT
It encodes:
- a CDS encoding ferredoxin--NADP reductase, with translation MNTLQLRITEISQLPGNNVFIQFEPVNGLPPIYEAGQFLTVLFQVNNKEIRRSYSICSSPAINEPLSIAVKLVENGEISKYLHHKTAVGDILTVLPPTGIFTYTPVKTIKRTVFLFAAGVGITPVYSILKTALLQEENSKIVLIYSNRSATTTLFYEELNQWQKDYPGRFKLIYLFSDSKNLQFARLNSFAFHDLYNSNIQYDQSDALCYTCGPIDYMVMCRISLLGLGFRIDQIKKETYFIPEDEADDDDMTEKVIKDKNTYTVILEFNKNVYQLEVPWYKRILEVALAHNINVPYSCGAGICSSCVASCTEGGVRMDYNEVLTDEEIAAGRVLICTGHPTRNNTKIVI
- a CDS encoding sensor histidine kinase codes for the protein MFYQRFTFRLLLNLLLINSLALLLAYLILKTQLWFTIAGVSCILLISIISLYNYINQIRADIKRFILAVKTRDHTLNFRNKSTKGSFPDLYSSFDDIIKTHKDIQLEQDAMFQLIKTILQQVPVGVIVLKDDNTTPDQAEISFFNEAAAALLKVPAYKYWHRLKQHLPLFATEIERIEKGGKRFLELKIQDKLIQLSTEVIPINLYNTNYRIISFQNIKDEIEQKEIEAWNRLIGVISHEILNSITPISSLSDTINAMVSDKDSLNKEELEDLKPAIQAIKRRSIGLLDFVKDYRLIAELPTPELESHSIGEILQHIQILMQPFASAKNVKLSVGQTSSKITVNVDLKLVEQALINLITNSIHALEDINNPQIEIDYRLEQNKLFIDVTDNGKGIEPELAEKIFVPFFTTRKNGSGIGLTITRNIMKMHYGNLEVSSIPHEKTIFSLVFNYV